A stretch of the Gracilinanus agilis isolate LMUSP501 chromosome 4, AgileGrace, whole genome shotgun sequence genome encodes the following:
- the TREM1 gene encoding triggering receptor expressed on myeloid cells 1 — protein MEVAGGWKSQMLLLLFLCLTALQEPLEEKEECIVEGQNLTFGCAYNYGKYFNDIKAWQRLGASGHFETLVQTMNKNGEPSCIQVGRYLLDDNPPDAMLKVTIMGLQRQDAGLYQCVIYRPPRVIDTLYRPIRLRTCNGE, from the exons ATGGAGGTAGCAGGAGGCTGGAAGTCACAGATGCTATTGTTGCTATTTCTCTGTCTTACAG CATTGCAAGAGCCcttggaagagaaggaggagtgCATTGTAGAGGGGCAAAACCTAACTTTTGGATGTGCCTACAACTATGGGAAATATTTCAATGACATAAAAGCCTGGCAGAGATTAGGAGCTAGTGGTCATTTTGAGACCCTAGTCCAAACGATGAACAAGAACGGAGAGCCCAGCTGCATCCAGGTTGGCAGATATTTGCTAGATGACAATCCTCCTGATGCCATGCTGAAAGTCACAATAATGGGACTCCAGAGGCAAGATGCTGGATTATACCAGTGTGTGATCTATCGCCCACCCCGGGTCATTGACACCCTGTACCGCCCCATCAGACTGAGAACATGCAATGGTGAGTAG